From one Gracilimonas sp. genomic stretch:
- the murC gene encoding UDP-N-acetylmuramate--L-alanine ligase codes for MVGIGGIGMSGMAEILLQRGYKVTGSDGAVTETTKRLQELGATVHKGHKAEYIDGADVVVYTSAVKADENVETKAAIEERIPTIKRAEMLAELMKMKFGIGVAGTHGKTTTTTMVGHVTQDGNYDPTIIVGGKVHSFDKTNAVVGKGDLIVVEADEFDRTFLRLSPSLAIITNIEAEHLDIYDDLEDVKQAFIDYANKVPFYGAVIVCLDDSNVRSILPELEKRVITYGLTPQAQLRATDIRADAFTSTFSVIWEGEKLGVITLKAPGEHNVKNALAAIATGLELDIDFKLIKKGLERFEGVFRRFQLKYDNGCMVIDDYAHHPTEVHATLQAANKGWPDRRVVAVFQPHLYSRTQDLYKEFGLSFFDAEMLIVTDVYPSREKPIEGVTGKLIADTAEQYGHKNVMYVENKEDVTKTLKEIAEPGDIIITMGAGDIYRFGEEFVEALKSGKFKPKAR; via the coding sequence ATGGTGGGTATAGGTGGCATTGGTATGAGCGGGATGGCCGAAATATTGTTGCAGCGCGGATATAAGGTAACCGGCTCGGACGGTGCGGTAACCGAAACTACCAAACGTCTGCAGGAACTCGGTGCTACGGTTCACAAAGGCCATAAGGCTGAATACATTGACGGGGCTGATGTAGTTGTTTACACCAGCGCCGTTAAAGCCGATGAGAATGTAGAAACCAAAGCGGCTATTGAAGAGCGCATTCCGACTATCAAACGGGCGGAAATGCTGGCCGAGCTGATGAAAATGAAGTTCGGTATTGGTGTAGCCGGCACGCATGGCAAGACAACAACCACGACTATGGTGGGTCATGTTACCCAGGATGGAAATTACGATCCGACTATTATTGTAGGCGGTAAAGTTCACAGTTTTGATAAAACGAATGCCGTTGTTGGTAAAGGAGATTTAATTGTTGTTGAAGCCGACGAGTTCGACCGCACCTTCCTCCGACTTTCTCCTTCCCTTGCGATAATTACGAATATTGAGGCCGAACATCTCGACATCTATGATGACCTGGAAGATGTAAAGCAGGCGTTCATTGATTATGCCAACAAAGTGCCCTTTTACGGAGCGGTTATCGTCTGTTTGGATGATTCGAACGTCCGAAGCATTCTCCCTGAACTAGAGAAGCGGGTTATTACCTATGGATTAACTCCGCAAGCTCAACTCCGCGCGACTGATATCAGAGCGGATGCCTTTACAAGCACCTTCTCCGTGATTTGGGAAGGTGAAAAGCTCGGCGTGATTACACTGAAAGCACCTGGCGAGCATAACGTAAAAAATGCTTTAGCTGCAATTGCAACCGGACTCGAGCTAGATATTGATTTTAAACTGATTAAAAAAGGTCTGGAGCGATTTGAAGGAGTATTCCGCCGCTTCCAGCTGAAATATGACAACGGCTGTATGGTGATTGATGACTATGCCCATCACCCAACCGAAGTTCATGCAACTTTACAGGCAGCAAACAAAGGTTGGCCCGATCGCCGGGTAGTTGCTGTTTTTCAGCCGCACTTGTACTCACGTACCCAGGATTTATATAAGGAATTTGGACTCTCATTCTTTGACGCAGAGATGCTGATTGTGACCGACGTGTATCCTTCCCGCGAAAAACCAATCGAAGGCGTAACCGGGAAATTGATTGCAGATACGGCCGAACAGTATGGGCATAAGAATGTGATGTACGTGGAGAACAAAGAGGATGTCACCAAAACGCTGAAAGAAATTGCAGAACCCGGTGATATCATCATTACGATGGGTGCCGGTGATATTTACCGCTTTGGCGAAGAGTTCGTTGAAGCATTGAAATCAGGAAAATTCAAACCAAAAGCCAGGTAG